From Daphnia pulicaria isolate SC F1-1A chromosome 4, SC_F0-13Bv2, whole genome shotgun sequence, one genomic window encodes:
- the LOC124336017 gene encoding neogenin-like isoform X4, with protein sequence MMGWRLPSLRWLNRPSYSSLRPRVYWIAILVVLVCCQDIGYCSSQAAAGDEDLVFTAEPQDAVVSKNSSVVIDCGVPAGWLRDMEEAGPAPFIEWKRDGVLLSLNGENRRSVLANGSLSFTSVQHSRNERPDEGLYQCSATRPSVGTIISRAAKLQIASLPRFELEPKDVAVRVGDTARFNCLVMATPAAHVRWLKDDLPLNLDPARMIVLPSGALELEQVQLSDQGYYRCNVSNVDKHRISAEAKLNVHSELEEGGKPEAPNFLAVPRTTVAIEGTRVTLECAANGHPRPDITWLKDGTTIDLDHLGSRFKSVGSGSLQIDAVTEEDVGVYQCRAENTEDSVDVTAQLEVQVPPRYITRPRSTTSHEKDDAELECQLYGRPEPTVQWTKNGELIIESEYFQIINGNNLKILGLVASDFGIYQCIGSNPAGNVQAAASLTIYSSGTREAAAAVPPPPDQTSESSQPDGSITPDGNNDGSTSSLPSAPRDVEALIVSSRFVTLRWKEPVRTNGQIIGYSIFYRQEGSERERVVNTSRSRLEEVNVPGLQPGKKYSLRVAAFNEAGAGASTNSLEVETLVEPHVLQAPANLSVQAVSSVSLMASWESPDLAAAGGGASHGGQHLPIRNYKLFYMEVGSAEEHEVVTSHTSHLIHGLKPYTEYSVWVVAFNDNGPGTSTEEATARTWSDLPSDTPQNVVVEPASSSSVIVRWEPPSLENQNGIITGYKIRYKPKTGRGRLPLNPGSSNAGSTATTDGSRRLYTLTGLVRGTEYQVRVSALTVNGSGPMTEWMTAETFENDLDESQVPEPPSSLRARPMTNSISVSWNPPSNQNVMVRGYTIGWGKGIPDVYSKLVDGKQRAFVIEKLEANSEYVISLRAYNQMGDGRPIYETVRTREESTPEPPSPLIPPVGLKAIVLSSTTVVLYWTDTTLPRSQTVADSRYYVVRYTSSHTSSNPRYRYMNSTVLNCMLDDLKPNTQFEFAVKVIKNRRESPWSLVVPNTTFEAAPSSPPRDLTVVPVEENPSAINLNWQPPKQPNGQITGYVIFYTTDSSQRDRDWVVEGVVGDKMTTTIKGLTPDTAYFIKIQARNNKGYGPFSSIIQFRTNPSNGMTYHDATPVSRDSRGISSMTLYIILGIATGIIVILLIVVLVVVFRRRDSGVTNSPDRSKKGYVKGNVKGGPGKLGKADNPPDLWIHHDQMEMKGLDKSLHRSGSVNTVSPLNMRRSQDLDSLDGMASGSTAGRGPSTAANDSLDRRAAYVTAYAGSSNSLRRPIKPKSLLISVATTTQPVREPVATVTPIPNGSLNQHSDSRPVYPAAPRPGIYPSAGPSAGGRAHVTVDVSAPPLEPTYGSQGSYDSRSSLVHPPPGNMAMMVGQPPSMAPPSSALMAVADAKRNTQLGHPLKSFTVPAPPPQSAPPVKIVSPNSGNNRQSVNPMTAQSSPYKKSLASGPVTSPPPLHKTNSSGGVRSGANDLIKSPEKIIQSSYSTEELNQEMANLEGLMKDLNAITANEFGC encoded by the exons CAGCTGGCGATGAGGATCTGGTGTTTACGGCCGAACCGCAGGACGCGGTCGTGAGTAAAAATTCCTCGGTTGTCATCGACTGCGGTGTTCCAGCTGGCTGGCTTCGCGACATGGAGGAGGCCGGCCCGGCCCCGTTCATCGAATGGAAACGAGACGGGGTCCTTCTCAGTCTCAACGGAGAAAACAGGag ATCGGTGCTGGCCAACGGCTCCTTGTCTTTCACCAGCGTCCAGCACAGTCGTAATGAGCGACCGGACGAGGGACTCTATCAATGCTCGGCCACCAGACCGTCGGTGGGCACCATCATCAGCCGGGCAGCCAAATTGCAAATCGCTTCGTTGCCCAGATTTGAACTGGAGCCCAAAGACGTGGCCGTCCGTGTCGGCGACACGGCCCGTTTCAACTGTTTGGTCATG GCGACGCCAGCTGCTCACGTCCGTTGGTTGAAAGACGATCTACCCCTAAATTTAGATCCGGCTAGGATGATTGTGCTGCCTTCAGGAGCCTTGGAACTGGAACAAGTCCAACTTTCTGATCAG GGCTATTACCGGTGCAATGTGTCCAACGTGGACAAGCACCGCATCAGCGCCGAAGCCAAACTCAATGTCCACTCTGAGCTGGAAGAGGGCGGCAAGCCGGAAGCGCCCAACTTCCTGGCCGTTCCCAGGACCACGGTGGCCATCGAAGGCACTCGGGTCACGCTGGAATGCGCGGCCAACGGTCATCCTCGCCCGGATATCACCTGGCTCAAAGACGGAACCACCATCGATTTAGA TCATTTGGGCAGCCGATTCAAGAGCGTGGGCTCTGGCAGTTTGCAGATTGATGCCGTGACGGAGGAGGATGTGGGCGTGTACCAGTGCCGGGCGGAGAACACGGAAGACTCGGTCGACGTGACGGCCCAGCTGGAAGTTCAAGTGCCTCCGCGCTACATCACCCGCCCGCGCAGCACAACCTCCCACGAAAAGGATGACGCCGAACTCGAGTGCCAACTTTACGGACGGCCAGAACCCACCGTCCAGTGGACCAAAAATGGAGAACTAATCATCGAAAGCGAATATTTCcag ATTATCAACGGAAATAATTTGAAGATTTTAGGTCTGGTGGCCTCCGACTTTGGTATCTACCAATGCATCGGCTCCAACCCGGCCGGCAACGTCCAGGCCGCCGCCAGTTTGACCATCTATTCATCAG GGACACGCGAGGCAGCCGCTGCTGTGCCGCCACCACCCGACCAGACGTCCGAGTCCAGCCAACCGGACGGTTCGATCACGCCCGACGGTAATAACGACGGGTCGACGTCGTCACTGCCATCGGCGCCCAGGGATGTGGAAGCCCTGATTGTGTCGTCTCGCTTCGTCACGCTCAGATGGAAGGAGCCCGTCAGAACCAACGGACAAATTATTGGCTACTCCATTTTCTACCGACAGGAAGGATCGGAGCG GGAACGGGTGGTGAATACGAGCCGATCGAGATTGGAAGAGGTCAACGTCCCTGGACTGCAGCCGGGCAAAAAGTATTCACTGCGGGTGGCAGCTTTCAATGAAGCCGGAGCCGGAGCCAGCACCAATTCGCTGGAAGTGGAAACTCTGGTCGAGCCGCACGTCCTCCAAGCGCCGGCCAATTTGAGCGTCCAGGCGGTGTCGTCCGTCAGTTTGATGGCCAGCTGGGAGTCGCCGGATCTGGCAGCCGCCGGTGGAGGAGCTTCTCACGGCGGACAACACTTGCCCATTCGCAATTACAAATTATTCTACATGGAAGTGGGTTCGGCCGAGGAGCACGAAGTGGTGACGAGTCACACGAGCCACTTGATTCACGGACTGAAACCCTACACGGAATATTCCGTCTGGGTCGTCGCCTTCAACGACAATGGACCCGGGACCAGCACCGAAGAGGCCACCGCCAGGACCTGGTCCGATCTGCCATCCGACACGCCACAGAACGTCGTCGTCGAACCGGCCAGCTCTTCG AGCGTCATTGTCCGCTGGGAGCCGCCGTCGTTGGAGAATCAGAACGGCATCATCACCGGCTACAAGATCCGTTACAAACCCAAAACTGGGCGTGGACGTTTGCCTTTGAATCCCGGCTCGTCCAACGCCGGGTCGACGGCCACGACGGACGGCAGCCGACGGCTTTACACGCTGACTGGACTCGTGCGCGGGACCGAGTATCAAGTTCGTGTCTCTGCCCTAACTGTCAACGGTTCCGGTCCCATGACTGAATGGATGACTGCCGAAACTTTCGAAAACGACCTGGACGAGAGCCAAGTGCCGGAGCCGCCCAGCTCATTGAGAG CTCGACCGATGACGAATTCGATTAGCGTTTCGTGGAATCCGCCCAGCAACCAGAACGTCATGGTCCGCGGTTACACGATCGGCTGGGGCAAGGGCATTCCGGACGTTTATTCGAAACTGGTGGACGGCAAGCAGCGGGCGTTCGTCATTGAGAAACTGGAAGCCAATTCAGAGTACGTCATCAGTTTGAGGGCTTACAATCAAATGGGAGACGGGCGGCCCATCTACGAGACGGTGCGGACGCGCGAGGAGTCGACCCCCGAGCCGCCCAGTCCCCTCATTCCGCCCGTCGGATTGAAAGCCATTGTGTTGTCGTCGACCACCGTCGTCCTCTACTGGACGGACACCACCTTGCCTCGCAGTCAG ACTGTCGCCGACTCGCGGTACTACGTCGTGAGGTACACTTCGAGCCACACGTCGAGCAATCCGCGCTACCGTTACATGAACTCGACAGTGCTCAATTGCATGCTGGACGATTTGAAACCCAACACTCAATTCGAATTCGCCGTTAAAGTCATCAAg AATCGTAGAGAAAGTCCCTGGAGTCTGGTGGTTCCAAACACAACATTCGAAGCGGCTCCTTCATCGCCGCCACGCGATCTGACGGTCGTTCCGGTCGAGGAGAATCCGTCGGCCATTAACTTGAACTGGCAGCCGCCCAAGCAACCCAACGGTCAAATTACCG GTTACGTTATCTTCTACACGACAGACAGCTCGCAGCGTGATCGAGACTGGGTGGTTGAAGGTGTCGTCGGGGATAAGATGACCACGACCATCAAAGGCCTGACACCAGATACCGCATACTTCATCAAAATCCAGGCCAGAAATAACAAAGGATACGGCCCTTTCTCCAGCATTATTCAATTCCGCACCAATCCAA GCAACGGTATGACTTATCACGACGCTACTCCGGTTAGCAGAG ATAGTCGAGGCATATCCAGTATGACTTTGTACATCATCCTGGGTATCGCTACTGGTATCATAGTCATCCTCCTGATTGTCGTGCTGGTCGTTGTCTTCCGCCGCAGAGATTCCGGAGTGACCAACTCTCCGGATCGTTCCAAGAAAGGCTACGTCAAAGGGAACGTCAAAGGCG GTCCAGGCAAACTGGGCAAGGCTGACAACCCACCCGACTTGTGGATCCATCACGACCAGATGGAGATGAAAGGATTAGACAAATCCCTGCACCGTTCCGGCTCCGTCAACACGGTCTCACCTCTCAACATGCGCCGATCTCAAGACCTGGACTCCCTGGACGGCATGGCCTCCGGATCAACTGCCGGTCGTGGCCCCAGCACGGCAGCCAACGACTCGCTCGATCGCCGGGCTGCTTACGTGACAGCTTATGCAG GAAGTAGCAACTCACTCAGGCGTCCCATTAAACCCAAGAGCCTTTTGATTAGTGTCGCTACCACCACCCAACCTGTCCGCGAAC CTGTGGCAACAGTGACACCGATCCCCAACGGCAGTCTGAATCAACACAGCGACTCCCGGCCCGTCTATCCGGCGGCGCCCCGCCCTGGAATTTACCCGTCGGCCGGACCTTCTGCTGGTGGCCGGGCTCACGTGACGGTGGACGTCAGCGCTCCGCCATTAGAGCCGACTTATGGCAGTCAGGGCAGCTATGACAGCCGTTCCAGTCTCGTCCATCCGCCGCCAGGTAATATGGCCATGATGGTGGGCCAACCGCCGTCTATGGCACCTCCGTCGTCGGCTCTCATGGCCGTCGCCGATGCCAAACGCAACACTCAACTCGGTCATCCGCTCAAGAGCTTCACGGTTCCGGCTCCGCCTCCGCAATCGGCTCCGCCCGTCAAGATCGTCTCGCCAAACAGCGGCAACAACCGCCAGTCGGTCAACCCCATGACGGCGCAGTCGAGTCCCTACAAGAAGTCCCTGGCGAGCGGCCCAGTCACGTCACCTCCGCCTCTCCATAAAACCAACAGCAGCGGAGGCGTCCGATCTGGCGCCAACGACCTGATCAAATCGCCGGAGAAGATCATTCAAAGTTCGTACAGCACCGAGGAGCTCAACCAGGAGATGGCCAATTTGGAAGGTCTGATGAAGGATTTGAACGCCATCACTGCCAACGAATTCGGCtgctaa
- the LOC124336017 gene encoding neogenin-like isoform X3 — translation MMGWRLPSLRWLNRPSYSSLRPRVYWIAILVVLVCCQDIGYCSSQAAAGDEDLVFTAEPQDAVVSKNSSVVIDCGVPAGWLRDMEEAGPAPFIEWKRDGVLLSLNGENRRSVLANGSLSFTSVQHSRNERPDEGLYQCSATRPSVGTIISRAAKLQIASLPRFELEPKDVAVRVGDTARFNCLVMATPAAHVRWLKDDLPLNLDPARMIVLPSGALELEQVQLSDQGYYRCNVSNVDKHRISAEAKLNVHSELEEGGKPEAPNFLAVPRTTVAIEGTRVTLECAANGHPRPDITWLKDGTTIDLDHLGSRFKSVGSGSLQIDAVTEEDVGVYQCRAENTEDSVDVTAQLEVQVPPRYITRPRSTTSHEKDDAELECQLYGRPEPTVQWTKNGELIIESEYFQIINGNNLKILGLVASDFGIYQCIGSNPAGNVQAAASLTIYSSDYDNGTSANPGMDLTTATSPTADSGTREAAAAVPPPPDQTSESSQPDGSITPDGNNDGSTSSLPSAPRDVEALIVSSRFVTLRWKEPVRTNGQIIGYSIFYRQEGSERERVVNTSRSRLEEVNVPGLQPGKKYSLRVAAFNEAGAGASTNSLEVETLVEPHVLQAPANLSVQAVSSVSLMASWESPDLAAAGGGASHGGQHLPIRNYKLFYMEVGSAEEHEVVTSHTSHLIHGLKPYTEYSVWVVAFNDNGPGTSTEEATARTWSDLPSDTPQNVVVEPASSSSVIVRWEPPSLENQNGIITGYKIRYKPKTGRGRLPLNPGSSNAGSTATTDGSRRLYTLTGLVRGTEYQVRVSALTVNGSGPMTEWMTAETFENDLDESQVPEPPSSLRARPMTNSISVSWNPPSNQNVMVRGYTIGWGKGIPDVYSKLVDGKQRAFVIEKLEANSEYVISLRAYNQMGDGRPIYETVRTREESTPEPPSPLIPPVGLKAIVLSSTTVVLYWTDTTLPRSQTVADSRYYVVRYTSSHTSSNPRYRYMNSTVLNCMLDDLKPNTQFEFAVKVIKNRRESPWSLVVPNTTFEAAPSSPPRDLTVVPVEENPSAINLNWQPPKQPNGQITGYVIFYTTDSSQRDRDWVVEGVVGDKMTTTIKGLTPDTAYFIKIQARNNKGYGPFSSIIQFRTNPNSRGISSMTLYIILGIATGIIVILLIVVLVVVFRRRDSGVTNSPDRSKKGYVKGNVKGGPGKLGKADNPPDLWIHHDQMEMKGLDKSLHRSGSVNTVSPLNMRRSQDLDSLDGMASGSTAGRGPSTAANDSLDRRAAYVTAYAGSSNSLRRPIKPKSLLISVATTTQPVREPVATVTPIPNGSLNQHSDSRPVYPAAPRPGIYPSAGPSAGGRAHVTVDVSAPPLEPTYGSQGSYDSRSSLVHPPPGNMAMMVGQPPSMAPPSSALMAVADAKRNTQLGHPLKSFTVPAPPPQSAPPVKIVSPNSGNNRQSVNPMTAQSSPYKKSLASGPVTSPPPLHKTNSSGGVRSGANDLIKSPEKIIQSSYSTEELNQEMANLEGLMKDLNAITANEFGC, via the exons CAGCTGGCGATGAGGATCTGGTGTTTACGGCCGAACCGCAGGACGCGGTCGTGAGTAAAAATTCCTCGGTTGTCATCGACTGCGGTGTTCCAGCTGGCTGGCTTCGCGACATGGAGGAGGCCGGCCCGGCCCCGTTCATCGAATGGAAACGAGACGGGGTCCTTCTCAGTCTCAACGGAGAAAACAGGag ATCGGTGCTGGCCAACGGCTCCTTGTCTTTCACCAGCGTCCAGCACAGTCGTAATGAGCGACCGGACGAGGGACTCTATCAATGCTCGGCCACCAGACCGTCGGTGGGCACCATCATCAGCCGGGCAGCCAAATTGCAAATCGCTTCGTTGCCCAGATTTGAACTGGAGCCCAAAGACGTGGCCGTCCGTGTCGGCGACACGGCCCGTTTCAACTGTTTGGTCATG GCGACGCCAGCTGCTCACGTCCGTTGGTTGAAAGACGATCTACCCCTAAATTTAGATCCGGCTAGGATGATTGTGCTGCCTTCAGGAGCCTTGGAACTGGAACAAGTCCAACTTTCTGATCAG GGCTATTACCGGTGCAATGTGTCCAACGTGGACAAGCACCGCATCAGCGCCGAAGCCAAACTCAATGTCCACTCTGAGCTGGAAGAGGGCGGCAAGCCGGAAGCGCCCAACTTCCTGGCCGTTCCCAGGACCACGGTGGCCATCGAAGGCACTCGGGTCACGCTGGAATGCGCGGCCAACGGTCATCCTCGCCCGGATATCACCTGGCTCAAAGACGGAACCACCATCGATTTAGA TCATTTGGGCAGCCGATTCAAGAGCGTGGGCTCTGGCAGTTTGCAGATTGATGCCGTGACGGAGGAGGATGTGGGCGTGTACCAGTGCCGGGCGGAGAACACGGAAGACTCGGTCGACGTGACGGCCCAGCTGGAAGTTCAAGTGCCTCCGCGCTACATCACCCGCCCGCGCAGCACAACCTCCCACGAAAAGGATGACGCCGAACTCGAGTGCCAACTTTACGGACGGCCAGAACCCACCGTCCAGTGGACCAAAAATGGAGAACTAATCATCGAAAGCGAATATTTCcag ATTATCAACGGAAATAATTTGAAGATTTTAGGTCTGGTGGCCTCCGACTTTGGTATCTACCAATGCATCGGCTCCAACCCGGCCGGCAACGTCCAGGCCGCCGCCAGTTTGACCATCTATTCATCAG aTTACGACAACGGCACGTCGGCTAACCCTGGCATGGATTTGACGACGGCTACATCTCCTACTGCCGACTCAGGGACACGCGAGGCAGCCGCTGCTGTGCCGCCACCACCCGACCAGACGTCCGAGTCCAGCCAACCGGACGGTTCGATCACGCCCGACGGTAATAACGACGGGTCGACGTCGTCACTGCCATCGGCGCCCAGGGATGTGGAAGCCCTGATTGTGTCGTCTCGCTTCGTCACGCTCAGATGGAAGGAGCCCGTCAGAACCAACGGACAAATTATTGGCTACTCCATTTTCTACCGACAGGAAGGATCGGAGCG GGAACGGGTGGTGAATACGAGCCGATCGAGATTGGAAGAGGTCAACGTCCCTGGACTGCAGCCGGGCAAAAAGTATTCACTGCGGGTGGCAGCTTTCAATGAAGCCGGAGCCGGAGCCAGCACCAATTCGCTGGAAGTGGAAACTCTGGTCGAGCCGCACGTCCTCCAAGCGCCGGCCAATTTGAGCGTCCAGGCGGTGTCGTCCGTCAGTTTGATGGCCAGCTGGGAGTCGCCGGATCTGGCAGCCGCCGGTGGAGGAGCTTCTCACGGCGGACAACACTTGCCCATTCGCAATTACAAATTATTCTACATGGAAGTGGGTTCGGCCGAGGAGCACGAAGTGGTGACGAGTCACACGAGCCACTTGATTCACGGACTGAAACCCTACACGGAATATTCCGTCTGGGTCGTCGCCTTCAACGACAATGGACCCGGGACCAGCACCGAAGAGGCCACCGCCAGGACCTGGTCCGATCTGCCATCCGACACGCCACAGAACGTCGTCGTCGAACCGGCCAGCTCTTCG AGCGTCATTGTCCGCTGGGAGCCGCCGTCGTTGGAGAATCAGAACGGCATCATCACCGGCTACAAGATCCGTTACAAACCCAAAACTGGGCGTGGACGTTTGCCTTTGAATCCCGGCTCGTCCAACGCCGGGTCGACGGCCACGACGGACGGCAGCCGACGGCTTTACACGCTGACTGGACTCGTGCGCGGGACCGAGTATCAAGTTCGTGTCTCTGCCCTAACTGTCAACGGTTCCGGTCCCATGACTGAATGGATGACTGCCGAAACTTTCGAAAACGACCTGGACGAGAGCCAAGTGCCGGAGCCGCCCAGCTCATTGAGAG CTCGACCGATGACGAATTCGATTAGCGTTTCGTGGAATCCGCCCAGCAACCAGAACGTCATGGTCCGCGGTTACACGATCGGCTGGGGCAAGGGCATTCCGGACGTTTATTCGAAACTGGTGGACGGCAAGCAGCGGGCGTTCGTCATTGAGAAACTGGAAGCCAATTCAGAGTACGTCATCAGTTTGAGGGCTTACAATCAAATGGGAGACGGGCGGCCCATCTACGAGACGGTGCGGACGCGCGAGGAGTCGACCCCCGAGCCGCCCAGTCCCCTCATTCCGCCCGTCGGATTGAAAGCCATTGTGTTGTCGTCGACCACCGTCGTCCTCTACTGGACGGACACCACCTTGCCTCGCAGTCAG ACTGTCGCCGACTCGCGGTACTACGTCGTGAGGTACACTTCGAGCCACACGTCGAGCAATCCGCGCTACCGTTACATGAACTCGACAGTGCTCAATTGCATGCTGGACGATTTGAAACCCAACACTCAATTCGAATTCGCCGTTAAAGTCATCAAg AATCGTAGAGAAAGTCCCTGGAGTCTGGTGGTTCCAAACACAACATTCGAAGCGGCTCCTTCATCGCCGCCACGCGATCTGACGGTCGTTCCGGTCGAGGAGAATCCGTCGGCCATTAACTTGAACTGGCAGCCGCCCAAGCAACCCAACGGTCAAATTACCG GTTACGTTATCTTCTACACGACAGACAGCTCGCAGCGTGATCGAGACTGGGTGGTTGAAGGTGTCGTCGGGGATAAGATGACCACGACCATCAAAGGCCTGACACCAGATACCGCATACTTCATCAAAATCCAGGCCAGAAATAACAAAGGATACGGCCCTTTCTCCAGCATTATTCAATTCCGCACCAATCCAA ATAGTCGAGGCATATCCAGTATGACTTTGTACATCATCCTGGGTATCGCTACTGGTATCATAGTCATCCTCCTGATTGTCGTGCTGGTCGTTGTCTTCCGCCGCAGAGATTCCGGAGTGACCAACTCTCCGGATCGTTCCAAGAAAGGCTACGTCAAAGGGAACGTCAAAGGCG GTCCAGGCAAACTGGGCAAGGCTGACAACCCACCCGACTTGTGGATCCATCACGACCAGATGGAGATGAAAGGATTAGACAAATCCCTGCACCGTTCCGGCTCCGTCAACACGGTCTCACCTCTCAACATGCGCCGATCTCAAGACCTGGACTCCCTGGACGGCATGGCCTCCGGATCAACTGCCGGTCGTGGCCCCAGCACGGCAGCCAACGACTCGCTCGATCGCCGGGCTGCTTACGTGACAGCTTATGCAG GAAGTAGCAACTCACTCAGGCGTCCCATTAAACCCAAGAGCCTTTTGATTAGTGTCGCTACCACCACCCAACCTGTCCGCGAAC CTGTGGCAACAGTGACACCGATCCCCAACGGCAGTCTGAATCAACACAGCGACTCCCGGCCCGTCTATCCGGCGGCGCCCCGCCCTGGAATTTACCCGTCGGCCGGACCTTCTGCTGGTGGCCGGGCTCACGTGACGGTGGACGTCAGCGCTCCGCCATTAGAGCCGACTTATGGCAGTCAGGGCAGCTATGACAGCCGTTCCAGTCTCGTCCATCCGCCGCCAGGTAATATGGCCATGATGGTGGGCCAACCGCCGTCTATGGCACCTCCGTCGTCGGCTCTCATGGCCGTCGCCGATGCCAAACGCAACACTCAACTCGGTCATCCGCTCAAGAGCTTCACGGTTCCGGCTCCGCCTCCGCAATCGGCTCCGCCCGTCAAGATCGTCTCGCCAAACAGCGGCAACAACCGCCAGTCGGTCAACCCCATGACGGCGCAGTCGAGTCCCTACAAGAAGTCCCTGGCGAGCGGCCCAGTCACGTCACCTCCGCCTCTCCATAAAACCAACAGCAGCGGAGGCGTCCGATCTGGCGCCAACGACCTGATCAAATCGCCGGAGAAGATCATTCAAAGTTCGTACAGCACCGAGGAGCTCAACCAGGAGATGGCCAATTTGGAAGGTCTGATGAAGGATTTGAACGCCATCACTGCCAACGAATTCGGCtgctaa